Proteins found in one Magnolia sinica isolate HGM2019 chromosome 5, MsV1, whole genome shotgun sequence genomic segment:
- the LOC131245892 gene encoding cocosin 1-like, with amino-acid sequence MHPMAALISLALFFLVLCDGSVAQFDRGPLQPQQQQQQQQQQRFRRQSECRVESLSALEPNRRYESEAGVTEQWDQNNEQLECAGVAATRHTIAPRGLLLPSFDNAPRLIYVVQGRGITGAIIPGCPESFQSFQQSEQREGGQGQRQRQRDQHQKIQHFRQGDVIAIPAGVAHWTYNDGETPVVLVSVLDTSNYANQLDQNHRRFRLAGGQQQQSSRSYQQQQAREQGPSDNIFNGFNVETLAEAFGVSRETARKLQSQDDNRGSIVRVENGLQVVRPPRREEDEEQEQFRLNGLEETQCSAKLTYNIADPTRADVYNPQAGRITSLNSQKFPILNVLQLSAERGILYRNALLAPHWNVNAHSVVYATRGNGRVQIVGEQGRPVFDGELREGQLVVVPQSFAVVKKAGNEGFEYVAFKTNDNAMNSPLVGKTSVIRAMPEDVLMNSYRISREEARRLKYNREEIAVFAPRFQSQERAAALF; translated from the exons ATGCACCCAATGGCTGCTTTGATCTCTCTTGCACTTTTCTTCCTGGTCTTGTGTGATGGGTCTGTAGCCCAATTCGACCGTGGCCCACTGcagccgcagcagcagcagcagcaacagcaacaacagCGATTCCGCAGGCAGAGCGAATGCCGGGTCGAGAGCCTGAGCGCGCTCGAGCCCAACAGGCGGTACGAGTCTGAAGCTGGGGTAACGGAGCAGTGGGACCAGAACAATGAGCAGTTGGAGTGTGCCGGTGTGGCCGCCACTCGCCACACGATTGCACCTAGGGGCCTTCTCTTGCCTTCCTTTGATAATGCGCCACGGCTTATCTACGTCGTCCAAG GTAGGGGCATCACTGGAGCAATCATCCCTGGCTGCCCTGAGTCCTTCCAATCCTTCCAACAATCAGAGCAACGTGAAGGAGGGCAGGGCCAGCGCCAGAGACAGAGAGATCAGCATCAGAAGATCCAGCACTTCCGACAGGGCGACGTCATTGCTATCCcagctggtgtggcccactggacctACAACGATGGGGAGACCCCGGTCGTCTTGGTCAGTGTCCTAGATACTAGTAACTATGCTAACCAGCTCGATCAAAACCACAGG AGATTCCGCCTTGCTGGGGGCCAACAACAACAATCCAGTCGGTCCTACCAACAGCAGCAGGCCCGCGAACAAGGCCCAAGCGACAACATTTTCAATGGCTTCAATGTAGAGACCCTCGCAGAGGCTTTTGGTGTGAGCAGGGAGACGGCGAGGAAGCTGCAGAGTCAAGACGACAACAGGGGCAGTATTGTCCGAGTCGAAAATGGTCTTCAGGTGGTAAGGCCCCCAAGgagagaggaggatgaggagcAAGAACAGTTTCGCCTTAATGGATTGGAAGAGACCCAATGCTCAGCAAAACTCACATATAACATTGCGGACCCCACCCGTGCTGACGTGTACAATCCTCAAGCTGGCCGCATCACTAGCCTCAACAGCCAGAAATTCCCCATCCTCAATGTCCTCCAACTGAGTGCTGAAAGAGGGATCCTCTATAGG AATGCACTCCTAGCACCTCACTGGAACGTGAACGCCCACAGCGTGGTGTATGCAACCCGCGGCAATGGACGGGTCCAGATTGTTGGTGAGCAAGGGCGGCCTGTCTTTGACGGTGAGCTTCGGGAGGGTCAGCTTGTGGTTGTCCCACAGAGCTTCGCGGTAGTGAAGAAGGCTGGGAACGAGGGGTTCGAGTACGTTGCCTTCAAGACCAACGACAATGCAATGAACAGCCCGCTCGTCGGGAAGACGTCAGTGATTCGTGCCATGCCCGAAGATGTCCTCATGAATTCATATAGAATCTCCAGGGAGGAAGCAAGGAGACTGAAGTACAACAGGGAGGAGATTGCCGTCTTCGCTCCAAGGTTTCAGTCCCAAGAAAGGGCGGCTGCGTTATTTTAG